The following are encoded in a window of Hemiscyllium ocellatum isolate sHemOce1 chromosome 46, sHemOce1.pat.X.cur, whole genome shotgun sequence genomic DNA:
- the trpt1 gene encoding tRNA 2'-phosphotransferase 1 has translation MERAENQDQTGRGVARRRRQGGASQDPDIRLSKTLSYILRHGAAELGLVMGKDGFVEVEEILRSPQCRRYTQQDVQRVVQNNSKQRFTLRCNSQTGTLQIRANQGHSVQVEELELIPISEAAGNVPEQAVHGTYRCHWDSIRVEGLRCMSRRHIHLAPGLPGEGGVVSGIRSNCELAIFIQLRKAIQDGIPFYLSTNRVILTPGNENGVLPPKYFQRVLQLKPSRECPKGDCDIKQHDRLVQSTITFSARG, from the exons ATGGAGCGAGCTGAGAACCAGGACCAGACTGGACGGGGAGTGGCCAGGCGCCGACGCCAAGGTGGGGCCAGCCAG GATCCTGATATCCGATTGTCCAAAACCCTCTCCTACATCCTGCGGCATGGAGCGGCTGAACTGGGATTGGTGATGGGAAAAG ATGGTttcgtggaggtggaggagattctGCGCAGCCCCCAGTGTCGGCGTTACACACAGCAGGACGTTCAGAGAGTGGTTCAGAACAACTCCAAACAACGCTTCACACTGCGCTGCAACTCCCAGACAGGAACACTCCAGATCCGGGCCAACCAGGGACACAGTGTGCAG GTCGAGGAGCTGGAGCTGATTCCGATCTCGGAGGCTGCTGGGAATGTTCCGGAACAGGCTGTTCATGGCACCTACCGGTGCCACTGGGACTCGATCAGGGTGGAGGGTCTGCGCTGTATGTCCCGAAGGCATATCCACCTGGCCCCTGGTCTtcctggggaggggggagtggtcaGCG GTATACGCAGTAACTGTGAGCTGGCCATCTTCATCCAGCTGAGAAAGGCCATCCAAG ATGGAATCcccttttatctctccaccaatCGGGTGATTTTAACGCCAGGGAATGAGAATGGGGTTTTACCTCCAAAATATTTCCAGAGAGTTCTGCAGCTGAAACCATCCCGTGAGTGTCCCAAGGGCGACTGTGACATTAAACAGCATGACAGGCTCGTTCAGTCCACCATCACCTTCAGTGCCAGGGGGTGA